The window TACCTCTAAGGCCACTGCCACCATCGCCTGCCAGACCTCCGCCTGCCGCCGGAGCCGCGCTTCCGCATCGGGCGTCGGTTCCAGTCGGCACCGGACGGTGATTTTCGGCGGTTTCATGGGGTGCCGGCTCCGATTTTTTACCCTATTTTTGCAGAAGGTCGGGAAAAGTCCAGTCTGCCCAGCATCCGCCATTCGCCACTCGCTACTCGCCATTCGCTACTTATGTGCCATGAAATTCCATAAAATCCATCGGAAAGCCACAATAAGGTCAGCTGTTGCCAACCCCCTCCAAGACCCAAGACCCCAGACTATGGACCACAGACCCTGGACCATAGACCCCCCTGGGCCCAAGCAGGTCTATGGTCTGTGGTCTATAGTCTGTGGTCGGATTGATGAGATTCGCTTGTACTATTGTACTATGGCGAGCGGGGTCGTCCGCCTCAAGGATGGAGAACGCCCCCACCCCGTAGACTACAGCCTGTCGTCCGGGGTCCGGGGCCTTTACCCTGACCCGAGACCCGGCGCCTTTCCCTCGTGTTCTAACGCCTCTAAGTAGCGCTCGGCCTCGATGGCGGCCATACAGCCCATCCCGGCCGCCGTGATGGCCTGTCGATAGATATAGTCGACGACGTCCCCGGCGGCGAAGACCCCCGGTCGATTCGTCCGGAGGCGGTGGTCGACGACGATGTAGCCCCGATCGTCCAGCTCGACCTGACCCCGGAACAAGTCCGTATTCGGGATATGCCCGATGGCGACAAACAGTCCGTCCAGGGGGAACTCCCGCCGTTCACCGGTCTGCGTGTCCCGGAGGGTCACCCCCGTGATGCCCCGGGAAGGTTCACCGTGGACGGCCTCGACGACCGTATTCCAGAGGAAGGCGATCTTGGGGTTCCGGAAGGCCCGGTCCTGCATAATCTTACTGGCCCGGAGCTTGTCCCGCCGATGGATCACGTAGACCCGGGCGGCAAAGCGGGTCAGAAAGAGGGCTTCCTCGATGGCCGAGTCGCCGCCCCCGACGACGCCGACGACCTGGTCCCGGAAAAAGGCCCCGTCGCAGGTCGCGCACGTCGAGACGCCCCGACCGAGCCATTCCCGCTCGCCGGGGACCTCCAACATGCGGGCCCGGGCGCCCGTGGCGATGATGACCGTCTTGGCCTCGACCCACGTCGAGCCGACCTGGACCCGGTAGGGCCACGTCGAGAAGTCGACGGCCGTGGCGTCCTTCTGGAGGATTTCAGCCCCGAATCGCTCGGCCTGCTGGCGCATCCGCTCCATCAGTTCGGGTCCCTGGATACCCTCCGGGAAGCCCGGGAAGTTCTCGACCTCGGTCGTCAGCATGAGCTGGCCCCCGGCCTGATAGCCGGCGATGACCAGGGGTTCGAGTAGGGCCCGGGCCGTGTAGATGGCGGCCGTGTAGCCGGCCGGACCCGAGCCGATGATGACCACGTTCCGCATGAAGGTCCTCCACGCGCCCGGTGGGCTTGTCATTTTCAGAAAGGGCAGGTGGGCAGGTCGGCCGATAGACCCCCTGGCTGATGGCTCATATTAGCTCACGGGTCATGGCTCACAGACCATGAGCCATCCGCCATGAGCTATGAGCCAATAGGGGCCATGAGCCATCAGCTATGAGCCATGAGCCGATGTGACCCATGGGCTCACCCCACTGGGACCCGGACCTTCTTGAAAAATCGGGCTTTTCGGGCGATGGGCAAGGCCGATCAGACGCTATCCTCACGAACCAGAGGGCTCCGATATAAGAGACGCCGACGCCCCCAAAGGTTACATCCCCCGGCCGGCGACGTCCAGAGCGCCCGGCCCCTGAAATTGGCACGGCGTCCGATTTGGGATATAATGAAATATCCGCACCCCGGGACCCATAGGGGGTAGGGGCCCTCGTTCGGCCCGCCGGCCCCCGAGGTTCCTTCCCTATGAACGAAGACCAGGCTTCTCTGACCGAGCGTCTCAAGCGCATCGTCCTCGGCGCGGCCCGGAAGCCCACGGAGCCGGGCGTCTTCCACAAGGTCTCCCTCGTCGCCTTCCTGGCCTGGGTGGGTCTGGGCTCCGATGGGATCTCGTCGGTGAACTATGGTCCCCAGGAGGCCTTCCTGGCCTTGCAGGGGCATACTTACTTGGCCGTCTTCCTGGCGGCCATGACAGCCCTGACTGTCTTCGTCATCAGCGCCAGCTACACCCAGATCATCGAGCTGTTCCCCTCCGGCGGCGGTGGCTATACAGTCGTCAGCAAACTCCTATCACCCACGCTGGGGATGGTCGCCGGCTGTGCGTTGGTCATCGACTATATCCTGACGATCACCGTCTCTGTAGCCAGCGGGGCCGATGCCATCTTCAGTTTTTTGCCCCTGGAGTGGCACCGCTACAAGTTGCCCTTTGCTTTTGTCGTCCTATTCTTCTTAACGGTCTTGAACCTGCGGGGGGTCCGGGAGTCGGTCCTCCCCCTCGTCCCCATCTTCATCCTGTTTGTTTCCCTTCACGCTCTGGCCATCCTATACGGCTTGATATCCCATGGCACGGCCCTACCCGAGCTTTTCCGGCAGACTTCGCAAGAACTCCGGGCTTCGACCGTCGAGATGGGGACCCTGGGGGTCTTACTCCTGCTCCTTCACGCTTACAGCCTGGGCGGGGGGACGTATACGGGTATCGAGGCCGTCAGTAACGCCCTACCCGTCCTTCGCGAACCCCGGGTCGAAACGGCCAAGCGGACGATGCTATATATGGCCGTCAGCCTGGCCTTTATCGCGGGGGGCCTCATCTTAGCCTATTTGCTCTTCGACATTCGACCCCAGCCGGGGAAGACCCTGAATGCCGCCTTGTTCGAAAGAGTGGCCTCAGAGGTCTTCGGTGACGGTCGAATCTTCGTCATCACGGCCCTGGTGACGGCGGCCCTCATCCTGTTTGTCGCCGCTCAAACGGGGTTCCTGGGTGGTCCTCGGGTCTTGGCCAATATGGCCCTGGACGGGTGGATGCCGACCCGCTTCGCCCTGCTCAGCGACCGCCTGGTCACCCAGAACGGCGTCCTTCTCATGAGCGGCGTGTCCTTGATCCTGATGTGGATCTCGCGGGGCTCGGTGTCGTTCCTGGTCGTACTTTACAGCATCAACGTGTTTCTGACCTTTACACTGTCCCAACTCGGGATGGTCAAGCACTGGTGGGAAGTCCGTCATCGGGAGCCGGCCTGGTTTCAAAAGATTACGATTAATGGATTGGGCTTCTTACTTACGTCGTTCATCCTGATGACGACGGTCATCGTCAAGTTCCACGAGGGCGGGTGGCTGACCCTGGCCGTCACGACCTCCCTGATCGCGCTGGCGACCCTCATCCACCGCCACTACGCCCGCACGCGGCGGCTTCTCCAACGACTGGACGCCCTCCTGACGGCCGCCCTGCCGGCCCATCCCGACCATACGGTCCCCGCGCCGGCGGCGCCCAACGCCCACGGCTGGGACGTCACGACGGAGAACACGGCCGTCATCCTCGTGAACGGCTTCAACGGCCTGGGCCTTCATACGCTGTTCACGGTCCTGCGGCTCTTCCGGGGTCACTTCAAGAACTTCGTCTTCCTCCAGGTCGGCGTCATCGACGCCGGTCGGTTTAAAGGGATCGAGGAAATTGAAAACCTGCGCCGGGCTGTCTCAGAGGACCTGAATCGCTACGTCGAGCTCATGCGGGCCTACGGCTACCACGCCGAGAGCGTCTATGCCCTGGGCATCGACGTCGTCGACGAGGTCGAGAAGCTGGCCCTTCAGACCGTCGAACGCTTCCCCCACAGCGTCCTGTTCGCCGGCCAACTGGTGTTTCCCCGGGAGTCGATGGTCACCCGCATCCTGCACAACTACACGTCCTTCGCGATTCAACGGCGTCTCTACCATCGGGGCATCCCCGTCTTGATCTTGCCGGTCCGGGTGTAAGGGCGGGCTCGCGGCTTATATCGGCTCATCGCTCATGGGGAGGAGCGAGGACCCGGGCCATCCGCTATAAGCCATGAGCTATCTTTATTCCTGACATATCGATTTACGATTCGAAATCTTGCCAATCCTCTTTGACGCCCGAGCCCGTGGGTAGAAGCATGGCGGTATGGCTGTATTATGCAGGACGATTCCTGGAGGCGGTCGCCTTGGGTCTTCTACTGTATGCCCTGCTGTATGGGCTGACGACAGGGGACCTGCGGTCGGAACTCCGCCTCTTCGGGGTCGGGGTCCTGCTCTTTTTAGTCGGCCGAGGCCTGGAACGATGGGGGAGCCGTGGGGCATAATTAAGGTGGGAAGGAGCGCAGACGTCCCCGTCTGCAGGGAGGTCGGCGATGCGGAAGATTCGGGTCCTTATCGCCAAGCCGGGTCTGGACGGGCATGACCGGGGGGCCAAGGTCATCGCTCGGGCCCTCCGGGACGCCGGCATGGAGGTCATCTACACGGGTCTCCGGAAGACGCCCGAACAGGTCGTCCATGCGGCTCTCCAAGAGGACGTCGACGTGATCGGGATCAGCGTCCTGTCGGGGGCCCACATGGCCATCGTTCCCCGGATCATGAAGCTCTTGGAGGAGCAGGGGGCCACCGACGTCGTCGTCATCGTCGGGGGCATCATCCCGCCGATGGACATCCCCAAACTGAAGGCCCTGGGGGTCGACGAGGTCTTCGTGCCCGGCTCCTCCCTGGACGAAATCGTCGCCTTCATCCGGGAGCGGGTCGCCCAGAAGCGGGCCCACGTGGTTCCGGAGACCATCGACCGGGGACCATAGACTACGGACCATCGACTATGGACCATAGACCATAGACCATAGACCATCGACTACGGACCACAGACCGAGGAGGTCCCCCGTGGCCCCAGTCAGGTCTATAGTCGGGGGTCCATAGTCGATGGTCCATGGTCTGTGGTCTATGGTCGGGGGTCCGTGGTCCATTCCCGGGGGCGGACGGTCTGCTGGCGGAAGACGAGACGTTGGACGCCGACGTACAGCCCCCAGAAAATCCCGACGGCCGGGAGGATGAAGCCCCCGAGGTGGACAAAGCGAGCGCTCATCGGGCCGCCATAGGGATAGGGCCATAGACGTCCGATGAGGACCAGCCAGGCGGCCATCCCGCCGATCCCGACGGCCGTCGCCACGAACCCGGGCCTCAGGATCCACCCGGTGAGCCATCCGAACCGCCGCTGGAACAAACCCAGCAGGACCGCCATCTGGGTCCATCCGGCGACGGCGCTACTCATGGCGATGCCCGTCACGCCGTACCGGGGCGTCAGGACGGTCAGACTCAGGGCATAGACCAGCATCGAGAGGGCGGCGACCCGGACCGGCGTCCACAGGTCCTTGACGGCGTAAAAACCCGGCACGAGGACCTTATTGAGGCTGTAGGCCGGCGTCGCCAGGGCGTACCAGGCTAAGGCCCCGGCCGACAGGAGGCGGGACTCGACGTTAAAGCGGCCATATTCAAAGAGGGCGTGGACGATGGGCGCGCTCAGCCATGCCAAGCCGACGGCCGCCGCCAGGTTCCAGGCCAGGACCCACACGACGCCCTCCGTCACCGAGGCTCGAAACCGGAGCCAGTCGCCCCGGGCCGCCAGGTCCGAAAGGTGGGGCAGGAGGACCGTCGAAAAGGCCACGGCGATCATCCCAATGGTCAGCTCCTGCACGCGGCTCGCGTAGGTCAGCGCCGCCACAGCGCCCTGCCCAAGGGTCGAGGCGTAACTCTGCCCGATGGCCATGTTGATTTGGGCAATCCCGACGGCAAAGAAGCCGGGTCCCATCAGGCGGAAAACCTCCCGCAGGCCCGGATGTCGGAAGTCCAGCCGCCATGCCGGCGTAAAACCGAGCCGCCGCAGGACCGGCCACTGGACGGCCCACTGCAGGAATCCGCCCGTCACGACGCCGAGGGCGAAGACCAGCGACGGATACCGGACCCGGTGGGCCCACGCCAGGACGATGCCGATCATGGCGACGTTGAACAGGACCGGGGCGGCGGCCGGCCATACAAAGCGCCGGTGCGCATTCAGGACGGCCGTCGTCAGGGCCGCCATCGAGATGAACAGGATGAAGGGAAACATCAGACGGTTCAGCTCGACCGTCCATGCGTACTTCCACGGAAACGCCCGAAACCCCGGGGCAATCAGGCGGACCAGGGCCGGCGAGAGGAATTCCCCGAGGGCGACGACCAAAAGGAGCACGACCAGCAGGTCGTTCATGCATATCCGGACGAGGTGCCAGCGGTCCTCCTCCGGGTGCTCGACCCGCCAGCGGGCGTAAACGGGGATGAAGGCGGCCGTCAGGGCGCCTTCCCCGAGGAGCCGTCGGAGCATGTTGGGGATGATGAAGGCGATGTCGAAGGCGTCCGCCTCGTGGGTCGTCCCCAGGTAGCGGGCCTTCAACTGCTCCCGGACGAAGCCCGTCAAGCGGCTCAGCCCCGTCATCAAGGTAATCCCCAGGGCCGTCCATTGGAGACTCCGGGATTGCAGACGGAGCCACCGGTAGACCGTCGAGAATGGACGCGAGACGACCGTCGACGGAACGGACTTTCCCATCGGGGTGGAGACCTCCGGAGTCGGCCGGCGGGTCAGCCTCAGGGCCGGGCGGCGGCCGCCTGCGGGGCCAGCATGTATGCCGGCTCCCACCGAGGATTCACCGGGATGATGAGTTCATTCTCCTGCCAGCCGGAGTACTTCCTGTTTCAGTTGAGGGCTCATACGAAAACCCGCAACCTCCATGTCTTCCAAAATAGGCCGGACAGCACCGAGCAAACCTGCACGTTTCGCCCGCACCAAGATACCGGCTGTGCCGATGAGCCGAATGCCCAATCGCTTGGCCCAAGTGCGAGCCTTACGGTCGTCTAAAATGAGCAAATACTGTCGTTCGATGGCCAAAGCGATCGCTTCCGCCTCGCCTTCCCCCATGATGAGACGCAACACATTCACCAAAGCCGTATTAGATGGGGCCTGCACTTGCAACCACTCGGGCTGGGAACTGAACTCATCCCGTACGGTCGGAGAAGCCAGTAGCGGATGAAATAACGCGGGCAAAAGCTCTAATTGATCGACTCGTTCCAGTACAATCAGACACGAGCTATCCGTGACAGCGGGTTCTTTCACTCCGTGACCTCTTCCTGGAGTTCTTCGGGGGAGTAAGCAATGACCGGAACGCCGTAATGCCCTAACAGTTCCATGAAGGCACGTTTAGAGTAACCCGCCCACCGGGCGGCCTGCCCTAAGGTAAGTTTGCCCACTTCATACAACTTGACTGCCAGCATGAGTCGGGCTTCCTCCTCATCGACTTCGGGCGGGAGTTCTAACAGAAGGGTCTTCATGGTAAGCTCCTGTTCCCTTTTGAATGAGTTTCAGGCTCAAGACTCATGACAGAACGGCTCACCTCGACGAAAGGGGCCCGCGGGATAGATTCGGGACCCCTCGGAGAACACGATTTTACAGGCAAAGTGACGACGTGAC of the bacterium HR11 genome contains:
- the mutB gene encoding putative methylmalonyl-CoA mutase large subunit; amino-acid sequence: MRKIRVLIAKPGLDGHDRGAKVIARALRDAGMEVIYTGLRKTPEQVVHAALQEDVDVIGISVLSGAHMAIVPRIMKLLEEQGATDVVVIVGGIIPPMDIPKLKALGVDEVFVPGSSLDEIVAFIRERVAQKRAHVVPETIDRGP
- the trxB gene encoding Thioredoxin reductase, with product MRNVVIIGSGPAGYTAAIYTARALLEPLVIAGYQAGGQLMLTTEVENFPGFPEGIQGPELMERMRQQAERFGAEILQKDATAVDFSTWPYRVQVGSTWVEAKTVIIATGARARMLEVPGEREWLGRGVSTCATCDGAFFRDQVVGVVGGGDSAIEEALFLTRFAARVYVIHRRDKLRASKIMQDRAFRNPKIAFLWNTVVEAVHGEPSRGITGVTLRDTQTGERREFPLDGLFVAIGHIPNTDLFRGQVELDDRGYIVVDHRLRTNRPGVFAAGDVVDYIYRQAITAAGMGCMAAIEAERYLEALEHEGKAPGLGSG
- the murJ gene encoding Lipid II flippase MurJ encodes the protein MGKSVPSTVVSRPFSTVYRWLRLQSRSLQWTALGITLMTGLSRLTGFVREQLKARYLGTTHEADAFDIAFIIPNMLRRLLGEGALTAAFIPVYARWRVEHPEEDRWHLVRICMNDLLVVLLLVVALGEFLSPALVRLIAPGFRAFPWKYAWTVELNRLMFPFILFISMAALTTAVLNAHRRFVWPAAAPVLFNVAMIGIVLAWAHRVRYPSLVFALGVVTGGFLQWAVQWPVLRRLGFTPAWRLDFRHPGLREVFRLMGPGFFAVGIAQINMAIGQSYASTLGQGAVAALTYASRVQELTIGMIAVAFSTVLLPHLSDLAARGDWLRFRASVTEGVVWVLAWNLAAAVGLAWLSAPIVHALFEYGRFNVESRLLSAGALAWYALATPAYSLNKVLVPGFYAVKDLWTPVRVAALSMLVYALSLTVLTPRYGVTGIAMSSAVAGWTQMAVLLGLFQRRFGWLTGWILRPGFVATAVGIGGMAAWLVLIGRLWPYPYGGPMSARFVHLGGFILPAVGIFWGLYVGVQRLVFRQQTVRPREWTTDPRP